A region from the Lysobacter antibioticus genome encodes:
- a CDS encoding DUF2065 domain-containing protein, whose protein sequence is MVGELIRALCLVAVLEGLFLFVAPNGWKRAAEQLQALPDRHLRVVGGVVVAIGVVSLWVLRGG, encoded by the coding sequence ATGGTCGGTGAGTTGATCCGGGCACTGTGCCTGGTCGCAGTGCTCGAAGGCCTGTTCCTGTTCGTCGCCCCGAACGGCTGGAAACGCGCAGCCGAGCAACTGCAGGCATTGCCCGACCGCCACCTGCGCGTCGTGGGCGGCGTCGTGGTCGCGATCGGGGTGGTTTCGCTGTGGGTGTTGCGGGGCGGGTGA
- the hflX gene encoding ribosome rescue GTPase HflX: protein MFERSRKGEHALLIQPHAGGPPDEDLLEEFADLARSAGASVAAVLTARIDRPNAATLIGSGKLDEVKAAAEASGADLILVNHPLSPGQERNLERFLERRVVDRTGLILDIFSQRAKSSEGKLQVELAQLKHMATRLVRGWTHLERQRGGSIGLRGPGETQLETDRRLLQKRLEQLQRRLDKVEVQRTQMRRARLRSELPRVALVGYTNAGKSTLFNAMTGAEAYAADQLFATLDPTVRRIELSGGAAVLADTVGFVRDLPHGLVAAFRATLSEAREADLLLHVIDAADPLRDERIAQVDAVLNEIGAGDLPQVLVFNKIDRLDGVEPRIDRPGEDSSRVWVSARDSQGLDLLRSALGEALQLRHVAGSVRIAPQDARLRARLHELGAVRSEQADEHGWLVEVDLAVADAQRLFAQANGEALRPLLEAVQAPT from the coding sequence GTGTTTGAACGTTCGCGCAAGGGTGAGCACGCGCTGTTGATCCAGCCTCATGCCGGCGGCCCGCCGGATGAGGACCTGCTGGAAGAGTTCGCCGACCTGGCCCGGTCGGCGGGCGCGAGCGTGGCCGCGGTCCTGACCGCGCGCATCGACCGCCCGAACGCGGCGACCCTGATCGGCAGCGGCAAGCTCGACGAGGTCAAAGCCGCGGCCGAGGCCAGCGGCGCCGACCTGATCCTGGTCAATCACCCCTTGTCGCCGGGCCAGGAGCGCAATCTCGAGCGTTTCCTCGAACGGCGCGTGGTCGACCGCACCGGCCTGATCCTCGACATCTTCTCGCAGCGCGCCAAGAGCTCGGAAGGCAAGCTGCAGGTCGAACTGGCCCAGCTCAAGCACATGGCGACGCGCCTGGTGCGCGGCTGGACCCACCTGGAGCGCCAGCGCGGCGGCTCCATCGGCCTGCGCGGCCCCGGCGAAACCCAGCTCGAGACCGACCGCCGCCTGCTGCAGAAACGCCTGGAGCAATTGCAGCGCCGGCTCGACAAGGTCGAAGTGCAGCGCACCCAGATGCGTCGCGCGCGCCTGCGCAGCGAATTGCCGCGCGTGGCCCTGGTCGGCTACACCAACGCCGGCAAATCCACCCTGTTCAATGCGATGACCGGCGCCGAGGCCTACGCCGCCGACCAGTTGTTCGCGACCCTCGACCCGACCGTACGCCGGATCGAGCTCTCAGGCGGCGCCGCGGTGCTGGCCGACACGGTCGGTTTCGTCCGCGACCTGCCGCACGGACTGGTCGCCGCCTTCCGGGCGACCCTGTCGGAAGCGCGCGAGGCCGACCTGCTGCTGCACGTGATCGACGCCGCCGACCCGCTGCGCGACGAGCGCATCGCCCAGGTCGACGCGGTCCTGAACGAAATCGGCGCCGGCGACCTGCCGCAGGTGCTGGTGTTCAACAAGATCGACCGCCTCGACGGGGTCGAGCCACGCATCGACCGGCCCGGCGAAGACAGCAGCCGGGTCTGGGTGTCGGCCCGCGACAGCCAGGGCCTGGACCTGCTGCGCAGCGCCCTGGGCGAGGCCCTGCAGCTGCGCCATGTCGCCGGCAGCGTGCGGATCGCGCCTCAGGACGCGCGCCTGCGCGCACGCCTGCACGAGCTCGGCGCGGTGCGTTCGGAGCAGGCCGACGAGCACGGCTGGCTGGTCGAGGTCGACCTGGCCGTGGCCGACGCCCAACGCCTGTTCGCCCAGGCCAACGGCGAGGCATTGCGCCCCTTGCTTGAGGCCGTTCAGGCCCCCACCTAG
- the hfq gene encoding RNA chaperone Hfq, whose protein sequence is MSKGQSLQDPFLNALRRERVPVSVYLVNGIKLQGTIESFDQFVVLLRNTVSQMVYKHAISTVVPARNVRVGPGGGYVQSADGSDNGDGGDETE, encoded by the coding sequence ATGTCTAAGGGGCAATCCCTACAGGATCCTTTCCTGAATGCGCTGCGTCGCGAACGCGTACCGGTCTCGGTCTACCTGGTCAACGGCATCAAGCTGCAGGGCACGATCGAATCCTTCGACCAATTCGTGGTGCTGTTGCGCAATACCGTGAGTCAGATGGTCTACAAGCACGCCATTTCCACCGTCGTTCCCGCGCGCAATGTCCGCGTCGGTCCGGGCGGCGGCTATGTGCAGTCCGCCGATGGCAGCGACAATGGCGACGGCGGCGACGAAACTGAGTAA
- the hflC gene encoding protease modulator HflC gives MRVPALIASGIALLLALLGSVFVVSEGHSAIVFRLGTVVREDIGPGLRFKWPLIETARVFDRRLQILESPPERYLTADKLDVSVDFFALGQIDDMRRFFQATGGDETVAVERLAPIIRDSLRNEINSLNLLDVVKGDREAVIGKQLETINKGAATLGIRIKDIRIKRIDLPQDSNVLASVYNQMRSQRLQVASQLRAEGVEQSQAIRATADRDKTVILAEAERDAQRLRGEGDAEATRMYGEAASKDPAFFTFQRSLESYRKSFADGQSVIVLDRDDPFLQYLKSDR, from the coding sequence ATGAGAGTTCCCGCCCTGATTGCCTCGGGCATCGCCTTGCTGCTCGCCTTGCTGGGCTCGGTGTTCGTGGTCAGCGAAGGCCACAGCGCGATCGTGTTCCGCCTCGGCACCGTGGTGCGCGAGGACATCGGCCCCGGCCTGCGCTTCAAGTGGCCGCTGATCGAAACCGCGCGGGTGTTCGACCGCCGTCTGCAGATCCTGGAATCGCCGCCGGAGCGTTACCTGACCGCCGACAAGCTCGACGTCAGCGTCGACTTCTTCGCCCTCGGCCAGATCGACGACATGCGCCGTTTCTTCCAGGCCACCGGCGGCGACGAGACCGTCGCGGTCGAGCGCCTGGCGCCCATCATCCGCGATTCGCTGCGCAACGAGATCAACTCGCTGAACCTGCTCGACGTGGTCAAGGGCGATCGCGAAGCGGTGATCGGCAAGCAGTTGGAGACGATCAACAAGGGCGCCGCGACCCTGGGTATCCGCATCAAGGACATCCGCATCAAGCGCATCGACCTGCCGCAGGACAGCAATGTGCTGGCCTCGGTGTACAACCAGATGCGTTCGCAGCGCCTGCAGGTCGCCAGCCAGCTGCGCGCCGAAGGTGTCGAACAGTCGCAGGCGATCCGCGCCACCGCCGACCGCGACAAGACCGTGATCCTGGCCGAAGCCGAACGCGACGCCCAGCGCCTGCGCGGCGAAGGCGATGCCGAGGCCACCCGCATGTACGGCGAGGCTGCCAGCAAGGACCCGGCGTTCTTCACCTTCCAGCGCAGCCTGGAAAGCTATCGCAAGTCCTTCGCCGATGGCCAGAGCGTGATCGTGCTCGACCGCGACGATCCGTTCCTGCAATACCTCAAGTCCGACCGCTGA
- the miaA gene encoding tRNA (adenosine(37)-N6)-dimethylallyltransferase MiaA, whose product MNASADPRPLAIALMGPTASGKTALALEWARRLGGEIVSVDSALVYRGLDIGAAKPSAAELASVRHHLIDVREPWQPYSAAEFALDARRALDDIAGRGRLPILAGGTGLYFHALLHGLSAMPEADPATRAQLAAEAETLGWAALHAQLAQVDPEAGARIHATDAQRIQRALEVFRLSGRSMSDWRRDSLATPRLPYRVLKLVLAPAERTVLHARIERRFEQMLAQGFLDEVRGLRALPALQAHSRPQDLPAIRAVGYRQAWEHLDGDYDAREFRDRGVYATRQLAKRQLTWLRGELDARWFDPLRDAAELEGALALFMGAGPP is encoded by the coding sequence ATGAACGCTTCCGCCGATCCCCGCCCGCTCGCCATCGCCCTGATGGGCCCGACCGCGTCGGGCAAGACCGCGCTCGCCCTGGAGTGGGCGCGGCGCCTCGGCGGCGAGATCGTCAGCGTCGATTCGGCCCTGGTCTATCGCGGCCTCGACATCGGCGCGGCCAAGCCGAGCGCCGCCGAGCTGGCCAGCGTGCGTCATCACTTGATCGACGTGCGCGAGCCTTGGCAGCCGTATTCGGCCGCCGAGTTCGCGCTCGACGCCCGCCGCGCGCTCGACGATATCGCCGGCCGCGGGCGCCTGCCGATCCTCGCCGGCGGCACCGGCCTGTACTTCCACGCCTTGCTGCACGGCCTGTCGGCCATGCCCGAGGCCGATCCGGCCACGCGCGCGCAGCTCGCCGCCGAAGCCGAAACGCTCGGCTGGGCGGCCCTGCACGCGCAACTGGCGCAGGTCGACCCCGAGGCCGGGGCGCGCATCCACGCCACCGACGCCCAGCGGATCCAGCGCGCGCTGGAAGTGTTCCGGCTGTCCGGACGCAGCATGAGCGACTGGCGCCGCGATTCGCTCGCCACGCCGCGCCTGCCGTACCGCGTGCTCAAGCTGGTGCTGGCGCCGGCCGAGCGCACCGTACTGCATGCCCGCATCGAGCGCCGCTTCGAGCAGATGTTGGCCCAGGGTTTCCTCGATGAGGTCCGCGGCCTGCGCGCGTTGCCGGCGCTGCAGGCGCATTCGCGGCCGCAGGACTTGCCGGCGATCCGCGCGGTCGGCTATCGCCAGGCCTGGGAGCACCTCGACGGCGACTACGACGCCCGGGAATTCCGCGATCGCGGCGTTTACGCCACCCGCCAGCTCGCCAAGCGCCAGTTGACCTGGTTGCGCGGCGAGCTTGACGCACGTTGGTTCGATCCTTTGCGCGATGCGGCCGAACTGGAGGGCGCCTTGGCCCTGTTTATGGGCGCCGGCCCGCCATAG
- the folP gene encoding dihydropteroate synthase, with amino-acid sequence MFDLATTLDCNGRRLVLDRPRIMGIVNVTPDSFSDGGAHDSLEAAVAHGLKLAGEGADLLDIGGESTRPGAAEVPLEEELRRTIPVIERLARETALPISIDTSKPEVMRAAVAAGAGLINDVYALRREGALDAAAELGVPVVLMHMQGEPRSMQAEPVYDDVVAEVHRFLVERLFAAEMAGIAKKRIVVDPGFGFGKTLAHNLALLAQLQRFGELGVPVLAGLSRKRSIGELTGRDEAQQRVHGSVAAHLIAAQRGAKLLRVHDVAATVDAIKVWEAVAAQPMPRRAASSAPSLKWPDDE; translated from the coding sequence ATGTTCGATCTCGCCACGACTCTCGACTGCAACGGCCGCCGCCTCGTCCTCGACCGCCCGCGGATCATGGGCATCGTCAACGTGACGCCCGATTCCTTCTCCGACGGCGGCGCTCACGACAGCCTCGAGGCTGCCGTCGCGCACGGCCTGAAGCTGGCCGGGGAGGGCGCCGACCTGCTCGACATCGGCGGCGAATCGACCCGCCCCGGTGCCGCTGAGGTGCCGCTGGAGGAAGAGCTGCGGCGTACGATCCCGGTGATCGAACGTCTCGCCCGCGAGACCGCGCTGCCGATCAGCATCGACACCTCCAAGCCGGAGGTCATGCGTGCCGCGGTCGCGGCCGGCGCCGGCCTGATCAACGATGTCTACGCCCTGCGCCGCGAAGGCGCGCTCGATGCCGCCGCCGAACTCGGCGTGCCGGTGGTGCTGATGCACATGCAGGGCGAGCCGCGTTCGATGCAGGCCGAGCCGGTCTACGACGACGTCGTCGCCGAAGTGCACCGCTTCCTGGTCGAGCGCCTGTTCGCCGCCGAGATGGCCGGCATCGCCAAGAAACGGATCGTCGTCGATCCCGGTTTCGGCTTCGGCAAGACCCTCGCCCATAACCTGGCCCTGCTTGCGCAGCTGCAGCGTTTCGGCGAACTCGGCGTGCCGGTGCTCGCGGGGCTGTCGCGCAAGCGCAGCATCGGCGAGCTCACCGGTCGCGACGAGGCGCAGCAGCGCGTCCACGGCTCGGTCGCGGCTCATCTGATCGCCGCCCAGCGCGGCGCGAAGCTGTTGCGCGTGCACGACGTCGCCGCCACCGTCGACGCGATCAAGGTCTGGGAAGCGGTCGCGGCGCAGCCGATGCCGCGGCGCGCGGCCTCGTCGGCCCCGAGCCTGAAGTGGCCGGACGACGAGTAA
- the hflK gene encoding FtsH protease activity modulator HflK: MAWNTPGSDNSGDNPRPPRQRKPQGRGLDAVIEPLRGLFGNGGGGILRWVALLIGLWLVFNCFVLVTEQERGVVLRFGVFSRVLQPGPHFKAPWPIERVTKLNATQSQAYTETIPVLTRDGNMVNVEINAQYRIESPRLFLFGSRKPDDVLKQAAQSAVREQIGRSDLDTVLGARSLLTAQVRQRLQASLKDYETGLILTELNLPNARPPDEVKDAFDEAQRANADKTTSINQAQAYAKQIVPEARGEAQRVRTTAEGYKTSTVARAQGDATRFSLLVDQYKSAPDVTRKRLWLDTVQEVLSQNRKIVGGDSRQVLYVPMDRSAPTTPGPVSVPLMTQPEMLSPVTATESQSTVPYVGRPARPKSRDEVIR; the protein is encoded by the coding sequence ATGGCCTGGAACACCCCTGGCAGTGACAATTCCGGCGACAACCCGCGTCCGCCGCGACAACGCAAACCGCAAGGTCGCGGTCTCGATGCTGTGATCGAGCCCTTGCGCGGCTTGTTCGGCAACGGAGGCGGCGGGATCCTGCGCTGGGTCGCGCTGCTGATCGGCCTGTGGCTGGTGTTCAACTGCTTCGTGCTCGTCACCGAGCAGGAACGCGGCGTGGTCCTGCGCTTCGGCGTGTTCTCGCGCGTCCTCCAGCCCGGCCCGCACTTCAAGGCGCCGTGGCCGATCGAGCGCGTGACCAAGCTCAACGCAACCCAGAGCCAGGCCTACACCGAGACCATCCCGGTGCTGACCCGCGACGGCAACATGGTCAACGTCGAGATCAACGCCCAGTACCGGATCGAATCGCCGCGCCTGTTCCTGTTCGGCTCGCGCAAGCCCGACGACGTGCTCAAGCAGGCCGCGCAGAGCGCCGTGCGCGAGCAGATCGGGCGCTCCGACCTCGACACCGTGCTCGGTGCGCGCAGCCTGCTGACCGCGCAGGTGCGCCAGCGCCTGCAGGCCTCGCTGAAGGACTACGAGACCGGCCTGATCCTGACCGAGCTCAACCTGCCCAACGCCCGCCCGCCGGACGAGGTCAAGGACGCGTTCGACGAAGCGCAGCGCGCCAACGCCGACAAGACCACCTCGATCAACCAGGCCCAGGCCTACGCCAAGCAGATCGTTCCGGAAGCGCGAGGCGAGGCCCAGCGCGTGCGCACCACGGCCGAGGGCTACAAGACCTCGACCGTCGCCCGCGCCCAGGGCGACGCGACCCGCTTCTCGCTGCTGGTCGACCAGTACAAGAGCGCGCCCGACGTCACCCGCAAGCGCCTGTGGCTCGACACCGTGCAAGAAGTGTTGAGCCAGAACCGCAAGATCGTCGGCGGCGATTCGCGCCAGGTGCTGTACGTGCCGATGGATCGCAGCGCGCCGACCACCCCGGGTCCGGTCAGCGTGCCGCTGATGACCCAGCCGGAAATGCTGAGCCCGGTCACCGCGACCGAATCGCAGTCCACCGTGCCCTATGTCGGCCGGCCTGCGCGCCCCAAGTCCCGCGATGAGGTGATCCGATGA